In a genomic window of Saccharothrix sp. HUAS TT1:
- a CDS encoding MFS transporter produces the protein MRTALRHADFRVLLAALTFGMAGESVLLLVLAIWANELTGSATAAAVALLFVAVPYLLAPVGGWLVDRVGAKKVLVATYAGTALSVLSLLTVRDPGDLWVIYAVGVVYGISVILVDAALTRLVVLVIPEDLLAGANGASQTVKQGLRLFGPLAGAGLYAALGGTTVALITTGLLAVATTAALALRVDDPGTPSTGGGWRREVGEGATVIFRDPALRSVVIGTAIAILALQMADAAVFALVGSGLHRPPEFVGVLVSTQAVGGIAGGFAAPWVLNRLGEVRGLVAGCAFLAAGIGLLAVPVVAVSFIGMAIMGLGVPLVSVSFMTQVQRRSPRGLVGRVAATASSITSLAQVVSLAVGATLVAWIDYRGVMATMVAGLLVAAAYLWSGRHAGESRPLAGTDREDEGVPAEPRRQQTGVDVEA, from the coding sequence ATGAGGACAGCACTGCGGCACGCGGACTTCCGGGTGCTGCTCGCCGCCCTGACGTTCGGCATGGCCGGGGAGTCCGTCCTCCTGCTGGTCCTGGCGATCTGGGCGAACGAGCTCACGGGGAGCGCGACGGCCGCGGCGGTCGCGCTGCTGTTCGTGGCGGTCCCCTACTTGCTCGCCCCGGTCGGCGGCTGGCTCGTGGACCGCGTCGGCGCGAAGAAGGTCCTGGTGGCGACCTACGCCGGGACCGCGTTGTCCGTGCTGTCGCTCCTCACCGTCCGCGACCCCGGGGACCTCTGGGTGATCTACGCGGTGGGCGTGGTCTACGGGATCTCGGTCATCCTCGTGGACGCCGCGCTGACCCGGCTGGTCGTGCTCGTCATCCCCGAGGACCTGCTGGCCGGCGCGAACGGCGCCTCGCAGACGGTCAAGCAGGGCCTCCGCCTGTTCGGCCCGCTCGCGGGCGCCGGGCTCTACGCGGCCCTGGGCGGCACGACCGTCGCGCTGATCACCACCGGGCTCCTGGCGGTCGCGACGACGGCGGCCCTCGCCCTCCGCGTCGACGACCCCGGAACCCCGTCCACGGGTGGCGGGTGGCGTCGGGAGGTCGGAGAGGGCGCGACCGTCATCTTCCGCGACCCGGCGCTGCGGTCCGTCGTCATCGGCACCGCGATCGCGATCCTCGCGCTCCAGATGGCCGACGCCGCGGTCTTCGCCCTCGTCGGGTCCGGGCTGCACCGGCCGCCCGAGTTCGTCGGGGTGCTGGTGAGCACCCAGGCGGTGGGCGGGATCGCCGGCGGCTTCGCGGCGCCGTGGGTGCTGAACCGGCTCGGCGAGGTGCGCGGCCTCGTCGCGGGGTGCGCCTTCCTGGCCGCCGGGATCGGGTTGTTGGCGGTGCCGGTGGTGGCCGTCTCGTTCATCGGGATGGCCATCATGGGCCTGGGTGTCCCGCTGGTGTCCGTGTCGTTCATGACCCAGGTCCAGCGCCGGTCACCACGCGGGCTGGTCGGCCGGGTCGCCGCGACGGCGAGCAGCATCACCTCGCTGGCCCAGGTCGTCTCGCTCGCCGTGGGCGCCACCCTGGTCGCGTGGATCGACTACCGCGGCGTGATGGCGACGATGGTCGCGGGCCTGCTGGTGGCCGCGGCCTACCTCTGGTCCGGCCGCCACGCCGGCGAGTCCCGCCCCCTCGCCGGGACCGACCGGGAGGACGAGGGGGTGCCGGCCGAACCCCGTCGTCAACAGACCGGGGTGGACGTCGAGGCGTGA
- a CDS encoding MerR family transcriptional regulator produces MLTIGEFSRLTHLSVRTLRRYHEATLLEPAVVDEITGYRYYGVDQIPTAQVIHRLRELDVPLSDVQRILRTPDPGVRAALVADHLQRLEDVLDRTRAAVVSLRRLLRPDPAPIDVELRAQSARTVAAVEAVVRGRDIATWYAGAMAELESAVGAAAAGPPGGCYDNALFEQERGHALVYLPTAEPPRTGRVHPATLPASELAVTTHVGEHDGIEVTYGALGTWVVENAMSVAGPVREVYVVGPRDTPDPAAWRTEIGWPVFRVT; encoded by the coding sequence GTGCTGACCATCGGGGAGTTCTCGCGGCTGACCCACTTGAGCGTGCGGACACTGCGTCGATATCACGAGGCGACCCTGCTGGAACCCGCCGTGGTGGACGAGATCACCGGTTACCGCTACTACGGCGTCGACCAGATCCCTACCGCGCAGGTCATCCACCGGCTCCGCGAACTCGACGTCCCCCTGAGCGATGTACAGCGAATCCTGCGGACCCCCGACCCCGGTGTCCGGGCGGCCCTGGTCGCGGACCACCTGCAACGCCTCGAGGACGTGCTCGACCGCACCCGGGCCGCGGTCGTGTCGCTGCGGCGCCTGCTCCGGCCCGACCCCGCGCCGATCGACGTCGAGTTGCGCGCGCAGTCCGCCCGGACGGTCGCGGCGGTGGAGGCCGTAGTCAGAGGTCGCGACATCGCGACCTGGTACGCAGGCGCGATGGCCGAATTGGAGTCGGCCGTCGGCGCCGCCGCGGCCGGACCGCCGGGCGGCTGTTACGACAACGCCCTTTTCGAGCAGGAGCGCGGTCACGCGCTCGTCTACCTGCCGACCGCTGAGCCACCTCGCACCGGACGCGTGCACCCCGCAACCCTTCCGGCCTCGGAACTGGCCGTCACTACCCACGTCGGCGAGCACGACGGCATCGAGGTCACGTACGGCGCACTCGGGACCTGGGTGGTGGAGAACGCGATGTCGGTGGCCGGGCCGGTGCGGGAGGTCTACGTCGTCGGTCCCCGTGACACACCCGATCCCGCCGCGTGGCGCACCGAGATCGGCTGGCCGGTCTTTCGCGTCACCTGA
- a CDS encoding ArsR/SmtB family transcription factor produces the protein MHVPRRSLDDPKALRALAHPTRLRILELLQLNGPLTATEAAELVGESPANCSWHLRQLAHYGFVEESPGGAGRRRPWRVRVEVQNFDAAHGEAGRAGVAASTAIHQRELDALQEWQNARHDELPRWRDAGFDLRAIAWLTPDELAVLRDTITTLITQVAHRGEAPASRPADARPVRLVAWGVPGAAGASEKTGTTSEQSDRGGGTP, from the coding sequence ATGCACGTGCCCCGCCGCAGCCTCGACGACCCCAAGGCGTTGCGCGCCCTCGCCCATCCGACGCGCCTGCGGATCCTGGAGCTGCTGCAGCTCAACGGCCCGCTGACCGCGACGGAGGCGGCCGAACTCGTCGGTGAGAGCCCGGCGAACTGCTCGTGGCACCTGCGACAACTCGCCCACTACGGCTTCGTCGAGGAGTCGCCCGGGGGTGCCGGGCGGCGGCGTCCGTGGCGGGTGCGGGTGGAGGTCCAGAACTTCGACGCGGCGCACGGGGAAGCCGGCCGTGCCGGGGTCGCCGCGAGCACGGCGATCCACCAACGGGAACTGGACGCGTTGCAGGAGTGGCAGAACGCGCGCCACGACGAGCTTCCGCGATGGCGGGACGCCGGGTTCGACCTGAGGGCCATCGCCTGGCTCACGCCCGACGAACTCGCCGTGCTGCGCGACACGATCACCACCTTGATCACGCAGGTCGCCCACCGCGGGGAGGCGCCGGCGTCCCGGCCGGCCGACGCCCGTCCCGTGCGGCTCGTCGCCTGGGGCGTCCCGGGCGCGGCGGGTGCGTCGGAGAAGACCGGGACCACGTCCGAGCAGTCCGACCGCGGAGGGGGAACACCATGA
- a CDS encoding DUF2690 domain-containing protein: MTVVAPASAASYDPYTSTNPLTTGCGADAITIATRPIRSPQALYGTMEVRYSPSCGTNWVRAVINASSSTNTVTKGIRRPSSQPDGQGGWLGFYEDLESDPAVGSSFGMQVYAPGSTCIYAMSVVHTDSGQIAAFTGAGDPNNPWVAFC, translated from the coding sequence ATGACGGTGGTGGCACCGGCCTCCGCGGCGTCATACGACCCGTACACCAGCACGAACCCATTGACGACCGGGTGCGGGGCGGATGCGATTACGATCGCAACCAGGCCGATCAGAAGTCCGCAGGCGTTATACGGGACGATGGAAGTGCGCTATTCACCTTCATGCGGAACCAACTGGGTTCGCGCCGTCATCAACGCCTCCAGCAGTACGAACACGGTCACTAAAGGTATCCGACGCCCATCAAGTCAACCGGACGGTCAAGGCGGCTGGTTAGGATTCTATGAGGACCTCGAGAGCGACCCTGCCGTTGGGAGTTCTTTCGGCATGCAGGTGTACGCTCCTGGAAGCACCTGCATCTATGCGATGAGCGTCGTGCACACGGATTCTGGACAGATCGCAGCCTTTACGGGGGCCGGGGATCCCAATAACCCCTGGGTGGCTTTCTGCTGA
- a CDS encoding transposase — translation MASRLLYLIFVRLGDWLVLLGRSSAAKDVELLVLRHEVAVLRRTNPGPRLEWADRAVLAALVRRLPRWLREHRLVTPGTILRWHRRLIARKWTCPNRTGRPPVNDTLMTLIERMARENTGWGYRRIQGEPPKLGHRIAASTIHRVLKRLRIPPAPHRDTDMSWRRFLRAQATSMSACDFFHVDCAVTLTRVYVFSVMEVATRHVHILGTTTPNGAWTTRQARNLLMDLDGRADSFRFLIRDRAGRFTASFDAVFSATGIQIVKIPP, via the coding sequence GTGGCGTCACGACTGCTGTACCTGATCTTCGTCCGGCTCGGTGACTGGTTGGTCCTGCTCGGCCGGTCCTCCGCGGCCAAGGACGTCGAACTGCTGGTACTGCGGCACGAGGTCGCCGTGCTGCGACGAACCAACCCAGGTCCGCGGCTGGAGTGGGCCGATCGTGCGGTGCTCGCCGCGTTGGTTCGCCGACTCCCCCGATGGCTGCGCGAGCACCGGTTGGTGACACCGGGAACCATCCTGCGATGGCATCGACGCCTGATCGCGCGGAAGTGGACCTGTCCGAACCGCACCGGCCGACCGCCGGTCAACGACACCCTCATGACGTTGATCGAGCGCATGGCGCGGGAGAACACAGGCTGGGGCTACCGCAGGATCCAGGGCGAACCGCCCAAGCTCGGCCACCGGATAGCCGCCTCAACGATTCACCGCGTGCTCAAGCGCCTGCGAATACCGCCCGCACCCCATCGTGACACCGACATGTCATGGCGGCGGTTCCTCCGCGCCCAGGCCACGAGCATGTCGGCCTGTGACTTCTTCCACGTCGACTGCGCCGTCACCCTCACACGCGTATACGTCTTCTCCGTGATGGAAGTCGCCACCCGCCACGTCCACATCCTCGGCACCACCACCCCCAACGGGGCATGGACCACCCGACAAGCCCGCAACCTGCTCATGGACCTCGACGGCCGAGCCGACAGCTTCCGGTTCCTCATCCGCGACCGGGCCGGTCGGTTCACCGCCTCGTTCGACGCGGTCTTCTCCGCCACCGGCATTCAGATCGTGAAGATCCCACCATGA
- a CDS encoding MbtH family protein: MVSNVFDDENGVFLVLVNDEAQYSLWPSFLDVPAGWSVDFGPDARSACLDHIERNWVDMRPRSLVESMGQA; this comes from the coding sequence ATCGTGAGCAATGTCTTCGACGACGAGAACGGGGTTTTCCTGGTGCTCGTCAACGACGAGGCGCAGTACTCGCTGTGGCCCTCGTTCCTGGACGTTCCAGCAGGTTGGAGCGTCGACTTCGGTCCGGACGCGCGCTCCGCGTGCCTGGACCACATCGAGCGGAACTGGGTCGACATGCGTCCGCGCAGCCTGGTCGAAAGCATGGGCCAGGCGTAG
- a CDS encoding helix-turn-helix domain-containing protein produces the protein MRDDSVFGRRLRELRQRKRLSQKMLGDRAALSVRAIRDLEVGRVQRPREQTVRLLADGLQLTGSQRAAFERAARGTGQDPPGHGGAPDAGGNGPPVFSGPFIGREAELAILTELLTTDTQQVISIAGVAGAGKTRLASEVSKAVLGRPDWRVLWYSGNEVVAPRSDIREPHDPSGFPPLDGGTSPGVDLSKVLVVFDGASRASAQVLAELLRHTPRPHLLITARNPPGLPGELVFPVGPLPVPTSYEGIQDLVGNPSVRLLLWHVRRVYPSFQLRGDNAAAVARLCRLLDGLPGALELGAAMCTVRSPQRLVDQLIDRPAAIRDWRSSAGSGELLLSSLGESLNPLRRAERILLNSLASSDGDWSVDEAAAVAELAGADAVEHMELLVRRGLVRHDRQADEPRFSLLKLVRTAHDATPRDHASTSTPVC, from the coding sequence GTGCGTGACGACTCGGTGTTCGGGCGCAGACTCCGCGAACTCCGGCAGCGCAAGCGGCTCAGCCAGAAGATGTTGGGTGATCGGGCGGCCTTGAGCGTGCGCGCCATCCGGGACCTGGAGGTCGGTCGGGTTCAGCGGCCCCGGGAGCAGACGGTGCGGCTGCTCGCCGACGGGTTGCAGCTCACCGGGTCGCAGCGCGCCGCCTTCGAGAGGGCCGCTCGGGGAACCGGCCAGGACCCTCCTGGTCACGGCGGGGCTCCGGACGCCGGCGGGAACGGCCCGCCGGTCTTCTCCGGGCCGTTCATCGGTCGGGAAGCGGAACTCGCCATCCTCACCGAGTTGCTGACCACCGACACCCAGCAGGTGATCTCGATCGCGGGAGTCGCCGGGGCCGGCAAGACGCGGCTGGCGTCGGAGGTGTCCAAGGCGGTCCTGGGCCGGCCCGACTGGCGGGTGCTGTGGTACTCGGGCAACGAGGTGGTCGCGCCCCGCTCGGACATCCGCGAGCCGCACGACCCTTCCGGGTTCCCGCCGCTGGACGGCGGGACGTCCCCCGGTGTCGACCTGTCCAAGGTGCTGGTGGTGTTCGACGGCGCCTCCCGCGCCTCCGCCCAGGTCCTCGCCGAACTGCTGAGGCACACGCCCCGGCCGCACCTGCTGATCACCGCTCGCAACCCGCCGGGGTTGCCGGGGGAACTGGTGTTCCCGGTGGGTCCGCTGCCGGTTCCCACGTCGTACGAGGGCATCCAGGACCTCGTCGGCAACCCGTCGGTGCGGCTGCTGCTGTGGCACGTGCGCCGCGTGTACCCCTCGTTCCAGCTCCGCGGCGACAACGCCGCGGCGGTGGCGCGGCTCTGCCGGCTCCTGGACGGGTTGCCGGGAGCGCTCGAACTCGGCGCCGCCATGTGCACCGTGCGCTCTCCGCAGCGGTTGGTCGACCAGCTGATCGACCGACCGGCGGCCATCCGGGACTGGCGGTCGAGCGCCGGGTCCGGCGAGCTGCTGCTGTCCTCCCTGGGCGAGAGCCTGAACCCGCTCCGCAGGGCGGAGCGGATCCTGCTGAACTCGTTGGCCTCGTCCGACGGCGACTGGTCCGTCGACGAGGCCGCCGCGGTGGCCGAGCTGGCCGGCGCCGACGCGGTCGAGCACATGGAGCTGCTGGTCCGCCGCGGCCTCGTCCGGCACGACCGGCAGGCGGACGAGCCGCGGTTCTCGTTGCTGAAGCTGGTGCGCACGGCGCACGACGCGACCCCGCGCGATCACGCCTCGACGTCCACCCCGGTCTGTTGA
- a CDS encoding nuclear transport factor 2 family protein — translation MTQHTDLPSDLLPATVREFFAAHVVHDADTASSFLTEDAVIVDQDETFSGRQEAHAFLRDAGSEFEHTTEQVGAHRIDDNHWVVTVRLEGTFPGGVAELDYRFTLRDGLIADLVIANHTA, via the coding sequence ATGACACAGCACACCGATCTCCCGTCCGATCTGCTCCCGGCGACCGTGCGCGAGTTCTTCGCCGCCCACGTCGTCCACGACGCCGACACCGCCTCGTCGTTCCTCACCGAGGACGCGGTGATCGTCGACCAGGACGAGACCTTCAGCGGTCGACAGGAGGCCCACGCGTTCCTGCGGGACGCCGGATCCGAGTTCGAGCACACGACCGAACAGGTCGGCGCTCACCGAATCGACGACAACCACTGGGTGGTGACCGTGCGGCTCGAGGGCACCTTCCCGGGCGGCGTCGCCGAACTCGACTACCGGTTCACGCTGCGCGATGGCCTCATCGCCGACCTCGTCATCGCCAACCACACGGCCTGA
- a CDS encoding RHS repeat domain-containing protein has product MGRPTTAIQRKFGVEQWRTTTSYGGDRVKTTPPLGGTATTLINDAQGRTVEKRRHTAGVDSPFDTTTYTYNAAGMLGVLTDPAGNQWRYTYDLRGRLVAPTTPTPATAPSPTTPRAKSCPPRARSGDLLPQLDQRGAGVDQFEPRCLRRCDRLLQLRRSPPAHLQRPGPERGRRRDVCLPQVTSDR; this is encoded by the coding sequence ATGGGCCGCCCGACCACCGCGATCCAGCGCAAGTTCGGCGTCGAGCAGTGGCGCACCACCACCTCCTACGGCGGCGACCGCGTCAAGACCACCCCGCCCCTGGGCGGCACCGCTACCACGCTGATCAACGACGCTCAAGGCCGCACGGTCGAGAAGCGCCGGCACACCGCCGGCGTCGACAGCCCCTTCGACACGACGACGTACACCTACAACGCCGCCGGCATGCTCGGCGTGCTGACGGACCCGGCGGGCAACCAGTGGCGCTACACCTATGACCTGCGTGGCCGACTGGTCGCACCGACGACCCCGACACCGGCCACAGCACCGTCACCTACGACGCCGCGAGCCAAATCCTGTCCACCACGCGCAAGAAGTGGTGACCTCCTACCACAACTCGACCAACGGGGTGCTGGAGTCGACCAGTTCGAACCTCGGTGTCTACGTCGGTGCGACCGGCTACTCCAGCTTCGGAGAAGTCCTCCGGCTCACCTGCAACGACCCGGCCCCGAACGCGGCAGGCGACGGGACGTCTGCCTGCCGCAGGTCACGAGTGATCGATGA
- a CDS encoding IS3 family transposase: MDTRWCGDITYIRTWEGWLYLATVIDIASRRVVRWATADHLRTDLVTQALDNAVRQRRPEPGVIFHVDRGCQRTSDRLATLAADLGIRLSVGRKGQRVDNAVTESFFATIKTELLDRQPWPTRTRAHKATFEHIEGWYNTRRLHSSLGYLSPAAYEATRHHPVERVA, encoded by the coding sequence ATCGACACACGGTGGTGCGGGGACATCACCTACATCCGCACCTGGGAAGGGTGGCTCTATCTGGCCACCGTGATCGACATCGCCTCCCGGCGCGTCGTCCGCTGGGCCACCGCCGACCACCTGCGCACCGACCTCGTCACCCAAGCCCTGGACAACGCAGTGCGCCAACGACGCCCCGAGCCCGGAGTGATCTTCCACGTCGACAGGGGCTGTCAACGCACATCCGACCGGCTCGCCACCCTCGCCGCCGACCTGGGCATCCGATTGTCGGTCGGCCGCAAGGGCCAACGCGTGGACAACGCCGTCACCGAGTCGTTCTTCGCCACCATCAAGACCGAACTGCTCGACCGGCAGCCCTGGCCCACCAGGACCAGGGCACACAAAGCGACCTTCGAACACATCGAAGGCTGGTACAACACCCGTCGCCTGCACTCCAGCCTCGGCTACCTCAGCCCCGCCGCCTACGAAGCCACCCGACACCATCCGGTGGAGCGAGTAGCCTGA
- a CDS encoding SDR family oxidoreductase, which translates to MASSPTSSSPTTRPDRTHVTPTIKEKREMPGSDRDRLDGRRVLVTGGSKGAGKAVVQRLRELGADVYVTARTMPDGYEYPDRFIEADTTTVEGTDAVVARIAEGGALDILVHVVGGASTPAGGFAVITDDQWLTELNLNFLGAVRLDRALLPAMIEVGAGVVLHFTSIQREMPLHDASLAYASAKAALRTYSKGLANELAPRGVRVNAISPGGIETEAYEQFVDRIAEGNGLTREEAKQTIFDSLGGVPLGRFANPAEIADLVGFLVSDRASAIVGAEYVIDGGTVPTV; encoded by the coding sequence ATGGCCTCATCGCCGACCTCGTCATCGCCAACCACACGGCCTGACCGAACCCACGTCACACCAACCATCAAGGAGAAGAGAGAAATGCCTGGTTCGGATCGCGATCGTCTCGACGGTCGCCGGGTACTGGTCACGGGCGGCTCGAAGGGCGCGGGCAAGGCCGTCGTGCAGAGGCTCCGGGAGCTGGGGGCCGACGTGTACGTGACGGCCCGGACGATGCCCGACGGGTACGAGTACCCGGACCGGTTCATCGAAGCGGACACGACGACGGTCGAGGGCACCGACGCGGTGGTCGCTCGTATCGCCGAGGGCGGCGCGCTCGACATCCTGGTGCATGTCGTCGGGGGCGCGTCGACGCCGGCCGGCGGGTTCGCGGTCATCACCGATGACCAGTGGCTCACCGAGCTGAACCTCAACTTCCTCGGTGCGGTGCGGCTCGACCGGGCCCTGCTCCCGGCGATGATCGAGGTCGGGGCGGGCGTGGTGCTGCACTTCACCTCGATCCAGCGTGAAATGCCCCTGCACGACGCGTCCCTGGCCTACGCGTCGGCGAAGGCCGCTCTGCGCACGTACAGCAAGGGACTCGCCAACGAGCTCGCACCGCGCGGCGTGCGGGTCAACGCGATCAGCCCCGGCGGCATCGAGACCGAGGCCTACGAGCAGTTCGTCGACCGGATCGCCGAGGGCAACGGACTGACCCGCGAAGAAGCGAAGCAGACCATCTTCGACTCACTCGGCGGAGTGCCGCTGGGCCGGTTCGCGAACCCCGCGGAAATCGCGGACCTGGTCGGATTCCTGGTCTCCGACCGCGCCTCGGCAATCGTAGGCGCCGAGTACGTGATCGACGGTGGGACCGTCCCGACCGTTTGA